One window of Phoenix dactylifera cultivar Barhee BC4 unplaced genomic scaffold, palm_55x_up_171113_PBpolish2nd_filt_p 000402F, whole genome shotgun sequence genomic DNA carries:
- the LOC120105940 gene encoding auxin-responsive protein IAA1-like, which yields MSTDTGKSSTESEVSGLDYEETELKLGLPGGSRIAGSEPEKKRGFAETVDLSLAGEPRSRDPGDRSTDGLVSGAGKPPAAKAQVVGWPPVRSFRKNALKSCTYVKVAVDGAPYLRKVDLEIYGGYQQLLTALEDMFSCFTVRNYPNERRLVDPVNGTEYVPTYEDKDGDWMLVGDVPWKMFVASCKRLRLMKSSEAVNLAPRTPQGSTSAR from the exons ATGTCGACGGACACGGGGAAGAGCTCGACGGAGTCGGAGGTGTCCGGTCTGGACTACGAGGAGACGGAGCTGAAGCTGGGCCTGCCCGGGGGGTCCCGGATCGCCGGATCGGAGCCGGAGAAGAAGCGGGGGTTCGCCGAGACCGTGGATCTCAGCCTCGCGGGCGAGCCGCGCTCCAGAGATCCCGGCGATCGCTCCACCGACGGCCTCGTCTCCGGCGCCGGCAAGCCCCCAGCTGCTAA GGCCCAGGTGGTGGGGTGGCCGCCGGTGAGGTCGTTCCGGAAGAACGCGTTGAAGAGCTGCACGTACGTGAAGGTGGCCGTCGACGGCGCCCCCTATCTCCGGAAGGTTGACCTCGAGATATACGGCGGCTACCAGCAGCTCTTGACCGCCCTCGAGGACATGTTCTCCTGCTTTACCGTCC GTAACTATCCCAACGAGAGGAGGCTGGTGGATCCCGTGAACGGGACGGAGTACGTGCCCACGTATGAGGACAAGGATGGCGACTGGATGCTCGTAGGGGACGTCCCTTGGAA AATGTTTGTTGCATCATGCAAGCGTCTTCGGTTGATGAAAAGCTCAGAAGCTGTCAATTTAG CTCCAAGGACGCCCCAGGGTTCCACGAGCGCCAGGTGA
- the LOC103722712 gene encoding serine/threonine protein phosphatase 2A 57 kDa regulatory subunit B' kappa isoform-like produces the protein MWKQFLSKLPRKSSKSDCASDSAHNHPGSNASSSGNSIQRTNSGNAGPGRSTSVKRMSSAVFPSSVVAGIEPLLSFKDVSNTEKQNLFISKLNLCSVVFDFSDPNKNSTEKDMKRQALLDLIDFVNSGTSRFTEPMISASCKMFAINLFRGFPPNYRSNSSCGGETEEEEPRFDPAWSHLQLVYELLLKFIASSSLDAKMGKKFMDHSFILRLLELFDSEDPRERDCLKTILHRIYGKFMVHRPFIRKAVSNIFYRFVFETDRHNGVAELLEVFGSVISGFALPLKEEHKIFLWRALIPLHKPKSVGVYLQQLTYCVTQFIEKEPKLASSVIRGLLKYWPVTNGQKEVMFLSELEEVLEATSVVEFQKCMAPLFRRIGFCVNSSHFQVAERALFLWNNDHVMSLVAQNRQAIMPLIFPALEKNSQSHWNQAVLNLTMNVRKMLSEMDEELFLACQRKFEEDEENRVAVEEKRKKAWERLEIAAAFQPMTGNTAVLVRPVMAPAIAATLT, from the exons ATGTGGAAGCAATTCCTCAGTAAATTACCCCGAAAATCCTCGAAATCGGATTGTGCTTCGGATTCCGCACACAACCACCCAGGCAGCAATGCCTCCTCTTCTGGCAACTCAATCCAGCGGACAAACAGTGGTAATGCCGGGCCAGGCCGGTCAACCAGTGTTAAGAGGATGTCTTCTGCTGTCTTCCCATCCAGTGTAGTCGCCGGGATTGAGCCTCTCCTGTCATTCAAAGATGTCTCAAACACCGAAAAGCAGAACCTTTTCATCAGTAAGCTGAATCTTTGCTCTGTTGTCTTTGATTTCTCTGATCCAAACAAGAACTCCACTGAGAAAGATATGAAGCGGCAGGCCCTATTAGATCTTATTGATTTTGTCAATTCTGGGACCTCTCGGTTCACTGAGCCGATGATCTCCGCCAGTTGTAAGATGTTCGCCATTAATTTATTTAGGGGTTTTCCTCCAAATTACCGTTCCAACTCTTCCTGTGGTGGGGAGACTGAAGAAGAGGAGCCACGGTTCGACCCTGCTTGGTCCCATCTGCAACTTGTGTATGAATTGCTCCTAAAATTCATTGCATCCTCCTCCCTTGATGCAAAGATGGGGAAAAAGTTCATGGATCATTCATTTATCTTGAGATTGCTTGAGCTCTTTGATTCAGAGGATCCGAGAGAAAGGGATTGCTTGAAAACAATCTTGCATAGGATTTATGGCAAATTCATGGTCCATCGTCCTTTCATTCGCAAGGCAGTAAGCAATATATTCTATAGGTTTGTGTTTGAGACGGACCGGCATAATGGGGTTGCCGAGTTGCTGGAGGTTTTTGGGAGTGTGATTAGTGGATTTGCGTTGCCTCTTAAAGAGGAGCACAAAATTTTTCTCTGGAGAGCTCTTATTCCTTTACACAAACCAAAGTCGGTAGGTGTTTATCTTCAACAACTGACATATTGTGTGACTCAGTTCATAGAGAAAGAGCCAAAGTTGGCAAGTTCTGTGATACGGGGGTTGTTGAAGTATTGGCCTGTGACGAATGGTCAGAAAGAGGTAATGTTCTTGAGCGAGTTGGAAGAGGTCTTGGAAGCAACTAGTGTGGTGGAATTCCAAAAATGTATGGCCCCTTTATTCCGGAGGATTGGTTTCTGTGTCAACAGTTCGCACTTCCAg GTTGCTGAACGGGCTCTATTCTTGTGGAACAATGACCATGTGATGAGTCTGGTAGCACAAAATCGGCAAGCTATCATGCCCCTTATCTTCCCAGctttagagaagaacagtcaGAGTCACTGGAATCAGGCAGTCCTGAATCTAACAATGAATGTCAGGAAGATGCTCTCTGAGATGGATGAGGAGCTATTTTTGGCTTGCCAAAGGAAGTTTGAGGAGGATGAAGAGAATCGAGTGGCAGTggaggagaaaagaaagaaggcctgGGAACGTCTGGAGATTGCTGCCGCCTTTCAGCCAATGACTGGAAACACAGCCGTCCTTGTGAGACCTGTTA